From the Pseudanabaena sp. FACHB-2040 genome, one window contains:
- a CDS encoding DUF6875 domain-containing protein: protein MQIYSTQTCTPQIYTLSDLRNLQGNDLPSLKKTAAWTKQFLARPHPQLGRSGPVCPFLPRALKLDAIRLAVVRTKDLNASQIEAIVQQYRNVFLELQPNRGEMAVYKAIMLIFPDLEKEEEASLIDEIQQRLKPFFVEEGLMIGEFHEWNQTPGLHNAQFRPLQSPLPMLAIRFMVESDLPFLDRLTDDPQVRACYLKAYLNRLGAGLEEQKLRHAQTALMLAQSRIEPLSTQLRQPASKCPFARLAAAYRRLFTKGTAA, encoded by the coding sequence ATGCAGATATATTCAACTCAAACTTGTACACCCCAAATTTATACTCTTTCTGATCTCCGTAATCTTCAGGGCAATGACTTGCCCTCTTTGAAGAAAACTGCTGCTTGGACCAAACAATTCCTAGCCAGACCTCATCCTCAACTAGGAAGATCAGGCCCAGTTTGCCCTTTTTTACCCCGTGCTTTGAAGCTAGATGCTATTCGATTAGCCGTGGTTCGGACTAAAGACTTGAACGCGTCACAGATCGAAGCCATCGTTCAACAGTACCGAAATGTTTTTCTGGAGCTGCAGCCTAATCGAGGAGAGATGGCAGTATATAAAGCAATTATGCTGATCTTTCCCGATTTAGAAAAAGAGGAAGAGGCTAGCCTGATTGATGAAATTCAGCAGAGGTTGAAGCCCTTCTTTGTAGAGGAAGGCTTGATGATTGGAGAATTCCATGAGTGGAATCAAACTCCTGGCCTACACAACGCTCAGTTTCGCCCTTTGCAAAGCCCCCTTCCTATGCTCGCAATTCGCTTTATGGTAGAGTCTGATTTACCTTTTCTAGACCGGCTAACCGATGATCCTCAGGTTCGAGCCTGCTACCTGAAGGCTTATTTAAACCGCTTAGGTGCAGGACTTGAGGAACAAAAACTGCGGCATGCTCAAACGGCTTTGATGTTAGCTCAAAGTCGAATCGAACCACTTTCTACTCAGCTCAGACAGCCAGCAAGTAAGTGCCCTTTTGCTCGATTAGCGGCAGCCTATAGAAGGCTATTTACTAAGGGGACAGCCGCTTAG
- a CDS encoding amino acid adenylation domain-containing protein: MSQGEGLETELASRQAEFLTAVASMSPSVSWSDSRAFFPESLCVHQLFEAQAKQTPDAVAVTFNDLQLTYQQLNQRANQLAHYLRAIGVGLETLVGLYEERSLDMLVGLLGILKAGGSYVPLDPAYPSERLAFILQDTQAPVILTRASLSGSLPPHQAKVICLDTDWNRVAKSPSENPICVADSSTLMYTIYTSGSTGQPKGVMITHGSIYNQLHWRQTTFPLSAADRVLQNISLSFDPSVWQIFWPLSFGAQLVLPRPGGQQDVAYLVQLIAQQQVSVIALVPSLLRVFLEAKGLDQCRSLKHVFCGGEALTLDLQERFFERFSADTLLHNVYGPTEAAIDATYWTCDRNRPYPIAPIGQPILNAQVYVLDDQLQPLPAGEAGELHIGGAGLARGYLNRPDLTAEKFITNPFRAEPSERLYKTGDLVSYLPDGNIEFLGRIDHQVKVRGFRIELEEIEATLTQHPDVQQSVVAAWENTPGDKRLVAYFVSEQSNSSVGDLRAWLQARLPDYMVPAAFVQLKALPLNPNGKVDRRALPTPGVERPAVDSSWVAPQNQTEHQLIAIWEEVLQVQPIGVQDNFFDLGGNSLLATALFTKIERVLGRELPVSLLFDYPTVGQLANFLQQGEQTVQVRSLVAIRPGQAKPPLFCMHTRTGQIFEYYGLTKYLEADQPVYGLQPTPTMRGQAPSYQPLEEMAADYIQDIRSLQPNGPYFLCGYSFGGLLAYEIAQQLSAQGQPIALLVLIDAFNTPQPWFGPIPLHTKVAVHLKNLKPLSLKERVAYLWNRAWKLDEANPSPELLAQRANEQYFERVAQNYRPQPYAGQAVLFKATQLPSEYHLKPTPSDPHLGWSELVGGSPEIETFPCNHFRMFEEPTLAALAAKLQVYLKASQLRS, from the coding sequence ATGAGCCAAGGTGAAGGGTTAGAGACCGAACTAGCAAGCCGACAGGCAGAATTCTTGACAGCAGTTGCGTCAATGTCTCCTTCGGTGAGCTGGAGTGATTCGCGTGCCTTTTTCCCTGAAAGCCTATGCGTTCACCAACTGTTTGAAGCCCAAGCCAAACAAACTCCAGATGCTGTTGCTGTTACGTTTAACGATCTGCAGTTAACCTATCAGCAGCTCAATCAGCGAGCAAATCAATTGGCTCACTATCTGCGAGCTATAGGTGTAGGATTAGAGACGCTGGTTGGCCTCTATGAGGAGCGTTCTTTAGACATGCTCGTGGGCCTATTAGGCATTCTTAAAGCCGGAGGCAGCTATGTCCCGTTAGATCCGGCTTATCCCTCTGAACGACTAGCATTTATTCTGCAAGATACGCAGGCTCCAGTTATCTTAACTCGGGCATCTCTGTCAGGCTCCCTACCACCCCATCAGGCCAAGGTAATTTGCTTAGATACTGACTGGAACCGTGTTGCTAAAAGCCCCTCAGAAAATCCAATTTGTGTGGCTGATAGCAGCACCTTGATGTATACAATTTATACCTCTGGATCAACGGGCCAACCTAAGGGCGTCATGATTACGCATGGCAGCATTTACAATCAGCTGCATTGGCGACAGACGACGTTCCCCCTATCGGCAGCAGATCGGGTTTTACAGAATATTTCGCTGAGCTTTGATCCTTCGGTCTGGCAGATCTTTTGGCCGCTGTCTTTTGGGGCCCAACTGGTGCTGCCGCGTCCAGGTGGCCAGCAGGATGTCGCATACCTGGTTCAACTGATTGCTCAGCAACAGGTTTCGGTGATTGCTCTGGTGCCCTCTCTTCTGCGAGTTTTTCTAGAGGCAAAGGGACTGGATCAATGCCGTTCTCTAAAGCATGTGTTTTGCGGTGGAGAGGCTCTAACCTTAGACTTGCAGGAGCGTTTTTTTGAGCGCTTTAGCGCTGACACGTTGCTGCACAACGTGTATGGGCCTACGGAAGCAGCTATTGATGCCACCTACTGGACCTGCGATCGCAACCGCCCCTACCCAATCGCTCCCATTGGTCAGCCTATTCTCAATGCCCAAGTCTACGTTCTAGACGATCAGCTGCAACCCTTGCCAGCAGGAGAGGCCGGTGAACTGCATATCGGGGGAGCAGGGCTGGCTCGAGGTTACCTCAATCGCCCTGATCTAACGGCTGAGAAGTTTATTACCAATCCTTTTAGGGCAGAGCCAAGCGAGCGGCTTTACAAAACTGGGGATTTAGTTTCCTATTTGCCTGACGGCAACATCGAGTTTTTAGGCCGAATCGATCACCAGGTCAAAGTCCGAGGCTTTCGGATTGAGCTAGAGGAGATTGAGGCCACGCTCACCCAACACCCTGATGTGCAGCAAAGCGTAGTAGCGGCTTGGGAGAATACGCCGGGTGATAAGCGTCTAGTGGCTTACTTTGTCTCCGAACAGTCCAATTCCAGCGTGGGGGATCTTCGCGCTTGGCTGCAGGCAAGGCTGCCCGACTACATGGTGCCTGCCGCCTTTGTTCAGCTAAAAGCCTTGCCGCTAAATCCCAATGGCAAGGTTGACCGCCGCGCCCTGCCCACGCCTGGGGTAGAGCGTCCTGCCGTAGACAGCTCTTGGGTTGCTCCACAAAACCAGACCGAGCACCAGCTAATAGCTATTTGGGAAGAGGTGCTCCAGGTTCAGCCCATCGGAGTGCAAGACAACTTCTTTGATTTAGGCGGTAACTCGCTTTTAGCCACAGCTTTATTCACTAAAATTGAGCGAGTTTTGGGTCGGGAACTGCCGGTTTCCTTGCTGTTTGACTATCCGACAGTAGGGCAACTGGCAAACTTTCTGCAGCAGGGAGAACAGACGGTTCAGGTGCGATCGCTAGTTGCCATTCGACCAGGCCAGGCCAAGCCGCCGCTCTTTTGTATGCACACTCGCACGGGTCAAATCTTTGAATACTATGGGTTGACAAAGTATTTAGAAGCCGATCAGCCCGTTTATGGCCTGCAGCCTACCCCCACGATGCGAGGGCAGGCTCCATCCTATCAGCCGCTTGAAGAGATGGCCGCTGACTATATTCAAGACATTCGATCTCTTCAGCCGAACGGACCTTACTTCCTCTGTGGCTACTCGTTTGGCGGCTTGTTGGCCTATGAAATTGCCCAACAGCTATCAGCCCAGGGACAGCCAATTGCCCTACTGGTTCTAATCGATGCTTTTAATACCCCTCAACCGTGGTTTGGCCCCATACCACTGCACACCAAGGTAGCTGTACATCTGAAAAATCTAAAACCACTCAGCCTCAAGGAGCGAGTTGCCTATCTGTGGAATAGAGCGTGGAAACTAGACGAAGCCAATCCCTCTCCTGAACTCCTGGCTCAGAGAGCCAACGAGCAGTACTTTGAGCGAGTTGCCCAAAACTATAGGCCTCAACCCTACGCAGGGCAAGCCGTTCTGTTTAAAGCAACCCAACTCCCCAGCGAATATCACCTAAAACCGACTCCCAGCGATCCACATTTAGGCTGGAGCGAGCTAGTCGGAGGCAGCCCGGAAATTGAAACGTTTCCCTGCAACCACTTCAGAATGTTTGAGGAACCTACGCTGGCTGCCTTGGCGGCAAAACTACAGGTGTATCTCAAGGCGTCGCAGCTTAGAAGCTAA
- a CDS encoding DUF3611 family protein encodes MSSELEYSLPPAVRRISGSFRLVGWISFWSQVVLSVVSSSVLLFSTFSLTSRSANGANPGTGAGLLFAGLGLIAVYAGAFWAFRYTRLGRRLRSQDSGRRPTPKEAIQALRLGLLISLTGMLLTLVGGQALVGALLGKALAQPQGGAAIFTPGNINQYVEAFDIFIIQANINTLLAHFVSLVATLWLLRTVNRA; translated from the coding sequence ATGAGCAGTGAACTTGAGTACTCCCTTCCCCCCGCAGTCCGACGCATTTCCGGCTCCTTCCGGCTGGTCGGCTGGATTAGCTTTTGGAGCCAAGTGGTCCTGAGTGTAGTCTCTAGCAGCGTTTTGCTGTTTTCTACCTTCAGCCTCACTTCTCGGTCTGCTAATGGGGCCAACCCTGGCACTGGTGCAGGGCTGCTGTTTGCCGGTCTAGGGCTGATAGCGGTCTATGCCGGTGCTTTTTGGGCATTTCGCTACACGCGCCTAGGGCGGCGGCTCCGCAGTCAAGATTCGGGGCGCAGGCCTACCCCAAAAGAAGCGATTCAGGCGCTGCGACTGGGCCTGCTGATCAGCCTGACAGGGATGCTGCTGACCTTAGTGGGCGGACAAGCCCTCGTAGGCGCGCTCCTGGGTAAAGCCCTAGCGCAGCCCCAGGGCGGCGCAGCTATTTTTACTCCTGGCAATATCAATCAGTACGTCGAAGCCTTTGATATTTTTATTATTCAAGCAAATATCAATACCCTGCTGGCTCACTTCGTCTCCCTAGTAGCGACTCTCTGGCTACTGCGAACGGTCAACCGAGCCTGA
- the pdxH gene encoding pyridoxamine 5'-phosphate oxidase yields MDVGALRREYTQKGLTREDLAADPFDQFDLWFKQACDAELLEPNAIVLSTVSPEGYPFQRTVLLKYFDRSGFVFFTNYSSRKAQHIEENPHVSILFPWYPLERQLTILGTVTKVSAAESFKYFSSRPRGSQIGAWVSQQSSVISSRQLLEMQFEKIKEKFLNQEIPLPDFWGGYRIVPTSFEFWQGRPSRLHDRFLYEKGETAWETKRLSP; encoded by the coding sequence ACGAGAAGATCTGGCAGCAGATCCTTTTGACCAGTTTGACCTGTGGTTCAAGCAGGCGTGCGATGCCGAGTTGCTAGAGCCCAACGCTATAGTACTTTCTACTGTTTCGCCAGAGGGCTATCCCTTTCAACGAACGGTGCTCCTGAAGTACTTTGACCGCAGTGGGTTCGTCTTTTTTACTAACTACAGCAGCCGCAAAGCCCAGCACATTGAGGAAAACCCTCACGTTTCGATTCTGTTTCCTTGGTACCCTCTGGAGCGGCAGCTAACCATCTTAGGCACCGTCACCAAAGTCTCAGCAGCAGAGTCTTTCAAGTACTTTTCCTCTCGTCCTAGGGGCAGCCAGATCGGAGCCTGGGTCTCGCAGCAGAGCAGCGTGATTTCCTCGCGGCAGCTGCTGGAGATGCAGTTCGAGAAGATCAAAGAGAAGTTTCTCAACCAGGAGATCCCGCTACCAGACTTTTGGGGCGGTTATCGAATTGTGCCGACCAGCTTTGAATTTTGGCAGGGCCGACCCAGTCGACTGCACGATCGGTTCTTGTACGAGAAAGGTGAGACGGCATGGGAGACTAAGCGGCTGTCCCCTTAG
- a CDS encoding valine--pyruvate transaminase, whose amino-acid sequence MNPVLTQFGDQMSHLTGVRAIMKDIIETLRAGAGQEFINLSAGNPVILPEVEQLWRGCTEDLLASPEYGEVVCRYGSSQGYEPLIAAVVQDFNQRYGLSLSDRNVLITPGSQSLYFFAANAFGGYTQAGQLKDIVLPLSPDYTGYGGVSLVPEALKAYKPSLDIDEAGHRFKYRPDFDQFEVNENTGFVLFSRPCNPTGNVMTDEEISRIADLAAAQNVPLFVDSAYAAPFPALNFTEMTPLFGKTVVHCMSLSKAGLPGERVGIAIGDESIIRVLECFQTNLCIHSSRYGQAIAARAIASGALAQISEQVIRPYYQQKFDVLETTLAEAMPQSVPWYLHRGEGSIFAWLWFDELPMTDWELYQQLKQYGVIVVPGSPFFPGLREDWAHAKQCIRISLTASNEEIVTALRHLARLTDEIYQGQPSQRQPANVA is encoded by the coding sequence ATGAATCCCGTCCTGACGCAGTTTGGTGATCAGATGTCGCACCTGACCGGGGTGCGCGCCATTATGAAGGACATTATTGAAACGCTACGGGCGGGAGCCGGTCAAGAATTTATTAACCTGAGTGCGGGCAACCCGGTTATTTTGCCCGAGGTGGAACAGCTCTGGCGCGGCTGCACTGAAGATTTGCTGGCCAGCCCGGAGTACGGTGAGGTGGTGTGCCGCTACGGCTCTAGCCAGGGCTATGAACCGCTCATCGCAGCAGTCGTGCAAGATTTTAACCAGCGTTATGGACTGAGCCTGAGCGATCGCAACGTTCTCATCACCCCTGGTAGCCAGTCTCTCTATTTCTTTGCGGCCAATGCCTTTGGCGGCTATACCCAAGCTGGTCAGCTCAAAGATATTGTGCTGCCTCTTAGCCCCGACTATACCGGCTACGGCGGCGTCTCGCTGGTTCCTGAGGCGCTGAAGGCGTATAAGCCTTCTCTAGATATTGACGAAGCTGGGCACCGCTTTAAGTATCGGCCCGATTTTGACCAGTTCGAGGTCAACGAAAACACGGGCTTTGTGCTGTTCTCCCGGCCTTGTAACCCAACCGGCAACGTGATGACTGATGAGGAGATTAGCCGAATTGCCGATCTCGCGGCTGCTCAGAATGTGCCGCTTTTTGTTGATTCGGCCTATGCTGCGCCCTTCCCAGCTCTCAACTTTACTGAAATGACGCCCCTATTTGGCAAAACCGTGGTGCACTGCATGAGCCTGTCTAAGGCTGGGCTGCCCGGTGAGCGAGTGGGCATTGCCATTGGCGATGAATCAATTATTCGGGTGCTGGAGTGCTTTCAGACGAATCTGTGTATCCACTCTTCGCGCTATGGTCAGGCGATTGCGGCCCGTGCGATCGCATCGGGGGCACTAGCCCAGATCTCTGAGCAGGTGATTCGGCCCTACTACCAGCAAAAATTTGACGTGCTAGAAACGACGCTGGCAGAAGCCATGCCCCAGTCAGTGCCCTGGTATTTGCACCGGGGCGAAGGCTCGATCTTTGCCTGGCTCTGGTTTGACGAACTGCCCATGACTGATTGGGAACTGTACCAGCAGCTGAAACAATACGGCGTAATTGTGGTGCCGGGCAGCCCCTTCTTCCCCGGTTTGCGGGAGGACTGGGCCCATGCCAAGCAGTGTATTCGCATCAGCCTGACCGCTAGCAACGAGGAAATTGTCACCGCTCTGCGGCATTTGGCCCGGCTCACCGATGAGATTTACCAGGGCCAGCCCAGCCAGCGCCAGCCGGCCAACGTGGCTTAG
- the rimM gene encoding ribosome maturation factor RimM (Essential for efficient processing of 16S rRNA) → MTTESSWLEVGRIVGAQGMRGEVRIYPSSDFPERFLKPGRRWIRRANSEALEEVELVRGRDLPGKGLFVVQFKEICDRTQAENLHNATLLVPDTERPELEPGEFMVSDLIGLKVILHQSQAEIGTVVEMYAAGNDLLAVELYPTAELPTEAPADDSTELAADDSPKKPTRSPKGSKKPLPVLVPFVHEIVPVVNLEQGYVEIDPPAGLLEGY, encoded by the coding sequence ATGACTACTGAATCTTCATGGTTAGAAGTAGGCCGCATCGTTGGGGCCCAGGGAATGCGGGGCGAAGTGCGAATTTACCCCAGCAGTGATTTCCCAGAACGGTTTCTCAAGCCAGGGCGACGCTGGATTCGGCGGGCCAATTCGGAGGCGCTTGAGGAAGTAGAGCTAGTGCGGGGACGAGACCTGCCGGGTAAAGGGCTGTTTGTGGTGCAGTTTAAGGAGATTTGCGATCGCACGCAGGCCGAAAACCTGCACAACGCTACTCTGCTGGTGCCCGATACCGAGCGGCCAGAACTGGAGCCTGGGGAATTTATGGTGTCTGACCTGATTGGCCTAAAGGTAATTCTGCATCAGAGCCAGGCCGAGATCGGTACTGTCGTAGAAATGTATGCAGCGGGCAATGACCTGCTAGCGGTAGAGCTATACCCTACCGCAGAGCTCCCAACGGAGGCTCCAGCAGACGACTCCACAGAACTTGCAGCAGACGATTCGCCTAAAAAGCCCACTCGCTCCCCTAAAGGTTCTAAAAAGCCTTTGCCGGTGCTAGTGCCGTTTGTGCATGAAATCGTCCCCGTCGTGAATTTGGAGCAGGGCTATGTGGAGATCGATCCGCCAGCTGGCCTGCTAGAGGGTTACTGA
- a CDS encoding TldD/PmbA family protein, with protein sequence MTSSFEQAKDRLVELIQRNCDRADYLAIRLEKSEATDILLRGGKIETLSEGISLGGHVRACYKGGWGFASFNTLESLASRVEEAILAAHLVGDDETLLASIEAVQASLVLPLTGTDPRQISISRKKDLCSHYADILQSVDDRITTTSVRYGDVTQQVLLATSDGTLIEQSWSDMEMRYAATARNGETVQTGRETTGSRRAYEDLENLDDQVREAAQRAVEALALPAVRGNNYQVVIDPILTGLFVHEAFGHLSEADMTYENPDLMEVMTLGRRFGPDFLQIFDGAAPEGHRGSYFYDDEGTPASTTQLIKDGVLVGRLHSRETAGKLEEAPTGNARCLNYHYSPLVRMTNTWIERGTTPVKDLFSDIKEGVYARNWLGGMTNGEMFTFTAGEAWMIRNGELAEPVRDVTLSGNVFRTLGDIEAIGDDFYWDESGGCGKGGQNGLPVGCGGPSLRIRNVVVGGEALE encoded by the coding sequence ATGACTTCTTCCTTTGAGCAGGCTAAAGATAGGCTGGTTGAGCTGATTCAACGCAATTGCGATCGCGCTGACTATCTAGCCATTCGGCTGGAGAAATCAGAAGCTACCGACATCCTGCTGCGGGGTGGCAAAATCGAAACCCTAAGCGAAGGCATTTCCTTGGGCGGGCACGTTCGCGCCTGCTACAAAGGCGGCTGGGGCTTTGCCAGCTTCAACACTTTAGAGAGCCTAGCTAGCCGGGTAGAAGAAGCAATTCTTGCTGCTCATTTAGTCGGCGACGATGAAACCCTGCTGGCTTCCATTGAAGCCGTTCAAGCTAGCCTGGTGTTGCCGCTGACCGGCACCGACCCCCGCCAAATCTCCATTTCTCGCAAAAAAGACCTCTGTAGCCACTACGCTGACATTCTCCAGAGCGTAGACGACCGCATCACGACGACCTCAGTGCGCTATGGCGACGTCACCCAGCAGGTGCTGCTGGCCACCTCGGACGGCACGCTCATTGAGCAATCCTGGTCTGATATGGAAATGCGCTATGCTGCCACCGCCCGCAATGGCGAAACAGTGCAAACCGGGAGAGAAACCACCGGCTCTCGCCGTGCCTACGAAGATTTAGAAAACCTCGATGACCAAGTGCGCGAAGCTGCCCAACGAGCTGTCGAGGCATTAGCTCTGCCTGCCGTTAGGGGTAACAATTACCAGGTCGTAATCGACCCCATCTTGACTGGGCTATTTGTTCACGAAGCCTTTGGTCACCTCTCAGAGGCCGATATGACCTACGAAAATCCTGATCTAATGGAGGTCATGACCCTGGGTCGGCGGTTTGGGCCAGACTTTCTACAGATCTTTGATGGTGCTGCCCCTGAGGGCCACCGGGGCAGCTACTTCTACGACGATGAGGGCACTCCGGCCAGCACTACTCAGCTAATCAAAGACGGCGTGCTGGTGGGGCGGCTGCACTCACGCGAAACGGCTGGCAAGCTCGAAGAAGCACCCACCGGTAATGCCCGCTGCCTGAATTACCACTATTCTCCCCTGGTGCGCATGACCAACACCTGGATCGAGCGGGGCACCACGCCGGTCAAAGATCTCTTCTCTGACATTAAAGAAGGCGTCTACGCCCGTAACTGGCTGGGTGGCATGACCAACGGCGAAATGTTTACCTTCACCGCGGGAGAAGCCTGGATGATCCGCAATGGCGAATTGGCCGAACCCGTTCGCGACGTGACTCTCTCAGGCAACGTATTTCGCACCTTGGGAGACATCGAAGCGATCGGCGATGACTTTTATTGGGATGAGTCGGGCGGCTGCGGCAAAGGCGGGCAAAACGGCCTGCCGGTCGGCTGTGGTGGTCCTAGCCTCCGCATTCGCAATGTGGTTGTGGGTGGCGAAGCCTTGGAATGA
- a CDS encoding ZIP family metal transporter, with product MDTIMLGFWASLLAGLGTGVGALPVLLPYQPSERTQGILLGLGGGIMLAASSFSLIVPGTEAAIELGASPAGAAGIMLVGVLLGGGFLWLAHNTFPHEHIFKGQEGPVAQNFKRIWLFVIAITLHNFPEGLAVGVGFGGGDQASAIALALGIGLQNMPEGLVVAIALRELKYSARYAFGVATLTGLVEPVGGLVGASIVSVAQPVLPWAMAFAAGAMLFVIVDDIIPDIDQKSFGQRGTLGVMVGFVVMMFLDIALG from the coding sequence ATGGATACAATCATGCTGGGCTTTTGGGCAAGCTTGCTAGCAGGCTTGGGAACAGGAGTCGGGGCGCTCCCTGTTTTACTGCCCTACCAACCGTCAGAGCGCACCCAGGGAATATTGTTGGGGTTGGGCGGCGGCATCATGCTGGCAGCCAGCTCGTTTTCTTTGATTGTGCCGGGAACTGAAGCTGCCATTGAGTTGGGCGCGTCTCCGGCAGGAGCAGCGGGCATCATGCTGGTCGGCGTACTTTTGGGTGGGGGCTTTCTCTGGCTGGCCCACAACACCTTTCCCCACGAGCACATTTTCAAGGGCCAGGAAGGTCCAGTGGCCCAAAACTTCAAGCGCATCTGGCTATTTGTCATTGCCATTACCCTGCACAACTTCCCAGAGGGGTTGGCGGTAGGTGTGGGCTTTGGTGGGGGCGACCAGGCCAGCGCGATCGCACTGGCTTTGGGCATTGGGCTACAGAACATGCCGGAGGGGCTGGTGGTTGCGATCGCACTGCGCGAGCTCAAATACTCCGCCCGTTATGCCTTTGGTGTTGCAACACTAACCGGCCTTGTAGAACCTGTGGGCGGACTGGTGGGAGCCAGTATTGTCAGCGTCGCCCAACCCGTTTTGCCGTGGGCAATGGCCTTTGCTGCCGGAGCCATGCTCTTCGTAATTGTGGACGATATTATTCCCGACATTGACCAGAAAAGCTTTGGCCAGCGCGGCACCCTGGGCGTTATGGTGGGCTTTGTAGTGATGATGTTTTTAGACATTGCTCTGGGCTAA